tttggctgccagttgtagGATCCGGGagcctcactcctcctcttatgatggcgagcctctgccatggaaacccgaggacaagaaaccttctacttcatcaccaccaaaagaaaactgagtattgggtatgggcactccccttggctttcgccaagcttgggggaggtgccccggtatcgtatcaatcTCCACTATATTTGCCTTTATGTTCTTAGTTCGAtcaatggttatcttttgctattggttgaataaaagtttagttcgatcctttctttgtGTGAATTTGCTGTGATCAATCCTTGTAGTTGTGTGcgagatataataaagtttagtttgagtttttccttctttactttcttgctgcaataaaaagaaaagatcatatgctaatcctatggtaagtgatgacattacacaaggaaaagtataagtataaatttttattgtagattgacaaacatagcattggtcaatgatgcaacacatgaaagaattaataaggtaagagaagattcacatataaatacactatcatggaaatcttttgtgattgtgagcacccaccaaaatattatatgccaaaattgttgatgttggacaaagaagacaacttaatgatttgtGTTTGTtcttattcacatagaagtcatattgtcatagatccttcaacatttggtgcttgcccctatctttgctagccaaaaatttcgcactaggtagagatactacttgtgcatccaaaccccttaaaccatatcttgtttgagagtccaccatacctacctatggattgagtaagatcctttaagtcagttgtcatcggtgcaaaaagggcaataaaaattgcttataaaagtgtgagatcatttagtgtaaaggaaaattgagcattgtacgaacttgtgatggtgaagaataaaagtgacagactgcataataaaggttgccatcacaaggggcaatataacatgaagTTCTCtttcactaaggggttgagcataaaaacaaaaagcgcatggcaacctctacttccctctgcgaagggcctatcttatactttcatgtatttacttttatgcaagagtcaaagtttttctctctattccttttatttttctcctttggcaagcatcatgtggtgaggaaagatctaggcacatatgtccagttgaatatgggtggcataagttattattgttgacatcacccttgaggtgagtgtgttgggaggcgaaactataagcccctatctttctttgtgtccggttgaaatgttttgctcatgtgtacgcggtgagtgttagcaatcatagaagactaaatgatggttgagtatgtggacttgcctaaaggctccgatacgtgacccttcctaaaaagatgatgaattgtagttgcaaagttgactgagaacatagtttgttggtttacaatagagtttatgctttatacttcaatgttgtgatgaattatcactagttcataagaagtctatgataaaagttctataataaaagtttTATATTAAAGTTTGTTGCTCTTATAATAtgtcacatgatgctgctatgtccgtatttttgtttttatcgacacctctctctctctaagcatgtggacatgtttctcgatttcgGTTTTTTGctcgaggacaagcgaggtctaagcttggggagtttatacgtccattttgcatcatgttttcctgctgttatttatgttgttttattgtataatagtgctttttggagtaattctaatgcttttCTCTCGTAATTTGCAAGGTATGCATCAAgtgggagaattctggcagctggaaatctggacctgaaaaagctacgtcaagctacctattctgcacaactccaaatgagctgaaactccccgagtattttttatggaatatttaaggaatattggagcaaataagtaccagaggagggccaccaagtgggcacaacccacctgggtgcgccaggaggcccaggcgcgccttggtgggtgctaccctcctcggcccaccttcggtgcccatcttctagtatataagtcattttgacctagaaaaaataaggggaggacattcgggacgaagcgccaccgcctcgaggcgaaacttgggcaggagcacttttgccctccggcagagcgattccaccgggggaacttcccccccccccccgggagggggaaatcatcgtcatcatcatcaccaacaactcttccatcttggggagggctatgttcatcaacatcttcatagcaccaactcctctcaaaccatagttcatctcttgcgttcaatctttgtaccaaaactatagattagtgcccgtgggtgactagtagtgttgattacatcttgtagttgattactatatggtttatttggtggaagttatatgttcagatccattatgatattcaatacccctctgatcttgagcatgtttatcatttgtgagtagttactttcgttcttgaggtcacgggagaaatcatgttgcaagtaatcatgtgaacttgatatgtttcgatattttgatggtatgtatgttgccattctcttagtggtgtcatgtgaatgtcgactacatgacacttcaccatatttgggtctaaggaaatgcattgtggagtagttattagatcgtgggctgcgagagtgacagaagcttaaaccccactttatgcgctattctgtaagggaccgattggatccaaaagtttaatgctatggttagaatttattcttaatattttcctcgtagttgcggatgcttgcgagagggttaaccataagtaggaggtttgttcaagtaagaacagcacctaagcattgtcccacccacatatcaaattatcaaagtaccgaacacggattaagccaacatgatgaaagtgactagatgaaattcccgtgtaccctcgagaacactttgcttatcataagaaaccgtttgggcctgtcctttgcctcaaaaggattgggctaccttgctgcacttttgttactactattgttacttgctcgttacaaattatcttgctaccaaactactccgctacttacaattttagcacttgcagacattaccttgctgaaaaccacttgtcatttccttctgctcctcgttgggttcaacactcttatttatcgaaaagggctacaattgaccccatatacttgtgggtcatcagcaatactggagaaattgccttagcaaaggaatccagatttcacacaaagaccaaacacatcaagagacgcttcaactctatccgtgatctagtcaaggagggagacatagagatttgcaaaatacatacggatctgaatgtggcagacccgttgactaagcctcttccatgagcaaaacatgatcagcaccaagactccatgggtgttagaatcattacaatgtaatctagattaattactctagtgcaagtgggagactgaaggagatatgccctagaggcaataataaagtttttgttttatatttccttattcatgataaatgtttattattcatgctagaattgtatcaaccggaaacttgatacatgtgtggatacatagacaaaacactgtgtccctagtgtgcctatacttgactagatcgttaatcaaagatggttaagtttcctagccatagacatgtgttgtcatttgatgaacgggatcacatcattaggagaatgatgtgatggacaagacccatccgttagcttagcataatgatcgttcagttttattgctactgctttcttcatgtcaaatacatattcctccgactatgacattatgtaactcccggataccggaggaatgccttgtgtgctatcaaacgtcacaacgtaactgagtgattataaagatgctctacaggtatctccgaaggtgtttgttgggttggcatagatcgagattaggatttttcactccgagtatcgaagaggtatctttgggccttctcggtaatgcacatcataagaagccttgcaagcaatgtgactaatgagttagttatgggatgatgcattacagaacgagtaaagagacttgccagtaatgagattgaactaggtatgaagataccgacgatcgaatctcgggcaagtaacataccgatgacaaagggaataacatatgttgtcataacggtttgaccgataaagatcttcgtagaatatgtaggaaccaatatgagcatccaggttccgctgttggttattgtccggagaagcgtctcggtcatgtctacatagttctcgaatccatagggtccgcacgcttaacgttcgatgatgattttgtattatatgagttatgtgatttaatgaccaaatgttgttcagagtcccggatgagatcacggacatgacgaggagtctcgaaatagtcgagaggtaaatattgatatattggatgatagtattcagacacctgaagtgttccggaatgcatcgggtacatatcggagtaccgagggggttaccgaaaccccccaggggaagatatgggccatatgggccataggaggggagcacactagcccacaaggAGGCTGacttggactaggagcccaagtaggattcctcctacttgggcgcgcctagggctgcctctctccccctccctcctttaatACGTggagagggggcgcctagaacacacatcaactattcctagccctgtgcggcgcccccctccatagtttacgcctccgatcatattcacgtagtgcttaggcgaagccctgcgcggatcacttcaccatcaccgtcaccacgacgTTGTGCTGACACAACTCTccatcgacactttgctggatcaagagttcgagggatgtcatcgagctgaatgtgtgtagaactcggaggtatcgtacattcggtgcttgatcggtcggaacgagaagaagttcgactacatcaaccacgttaacaaacgcttccgctttcggactacgagcgtacgtggacacactctccccctctcgttgctatgcatctcctagatagatcttgcgtgaacgtaggaattttttgaaattgcatgctacgtttctcgACAGAGACATCATCAACAactatcaagtacctacgcataaactttcacctccttgcatttacattatttgcctttgcctctcgtttttatctccctcacttctaaaacgttttATCAAAAACACACACGAATGTTTTACTTTGTtgctttgcttgtttgtttgccataattgtgtgtttattgaaaatcagaaaacaaaaagcttatggatcctcatccacttgttaATCTTTAAAAAAAtctaattatgatgaaccaattgctagtgagttgagtgcactagattatatttatgaagttttgcttgaaattcatgaatctgaaaattgtgatgaagtgttaaaagaagaaatttataaagtgattcacgatagctcatTGAATGGAAAACATGCTTGCAATGaggttattataaattctattagtgtccattgtgttaataatatgcaaaaccccaagcttggggatgtttattttgctatgtccactacttattgtaatgatcatgattggggtgattcttctcataatcttgaaaatttatttaagcctcatgatgaatatgatattgataatagtgtttgcaataatattgaaaatgggtttggaagagttccAACTTAAGGTAATAGCGATCCCACAACTTTGGATAATGATCAATCCTatgtttttttataaaagtgggcttggggaggtcatgactttatttgatgataatcccactattttgaaagagtgtcaactttgcatgtatgtggatcatgtagagaatagatgacgtgatagctatattgttgaatttgaatatgatcctacatgtacttattacgagagagggaaatatggttgtagaaatttcatgttactaaattacctctcttcatgttgagattgtcaatgttttatttctcttctttgcatatgctagatatttcttgtcttggtaatttgtttgcatataaaatgactatgcataggaagtatgttggaCTTAAATTTGTTTTTCACATACTATATGATGAttcctttgtgcttcaattcttgtctttcatgtaagCATTATTAAAATTattaatgcctagctaaaaggctttaaagaaaagcgtttgttggtagaccatccaatttttttcttttctaaatTTATGGGTTCACACAatttatgctactgttatgattgtgattttatgttttaattagtgtttgtgccaagtaaagcctttaggatggtttgggtgatagttgacttgattttgttgaaaaacagaaacttttgcgcctagttcTACAATTTTGGAAATTCATAGGAATGTGCTTTTGCTCTGCATTTTCTTACACttaattgatatacaaatttcccatgttgtcctaattttttagaatttttgaagttacagaagcaTGGTCAAAGTTTAGATTGAATTAGGCTTTGCACCAATTGCTGGACAGGGGACATTCGGAGGAGCGCTGGGATGCACCACCGTAAAGAGCTTCGATCAGCGGAGCCCCCAAAAGCCAAAACCCTAACGCTACTTAGGTAAGCGGGGGTGGATGGATCAGATCAACGCTTGCAGGGGCTATATCCCGCCTGTACCGATTCCTTATAGGAATTACCTACGGGCAAGCTAGTCGGGCTGGCCCATTACGGGTCTCGCTAGCTTGTGTTACTGTAGTCGCTGTTGAGCTCCGGTTTTTCCTTGTTTTGCTTTTGTATGTTTATGGTTTTTCcttgagttttcttttttttttcttcgttATAATTTGGTTCATTTGTTTTTTCACTATTTTTTTGGGTTTCTTTCCTTTTTTCATTATACTTTGGTTTATTTGTTTCTTCTtgatttttcttttgctttttttctTCGTTGAGAGACTTGGTTTTCCTTTTGTTTCTTTGTTGGGTTTTTTACTTTTTCCAACTCATCTCTACTGGGAATCAGTTTcttcgttttctttttctttttctccgtttgcttgtttcctttCCTTTTATGTTTTTCGTGGTTTTTTatcaattttattttttgaactcatgtTTGGACAATGTACATTTTTATAGCACACATGAATTTTTTTGATACACGTTGAGCATTTTTCAAATATGAAGCATTTTTGTTTTaaaaaatacatgttttgaacacttTTTCAATTTCACGGTAACCTTCTCCAAATGCAGTTGTACATTTTTTCTGAACTatgcatttaaaaaaattataaaccttttttgaaacttttaaacatgattaacatttttttacaaTGTAAAAACTTTTTTCGcacacatgattaacatttttcatacATATGATTAACATATTCTACTTTTTTGTTTGACTTTTTTACATTTTTTTGTGCATGAAAAACATTTTCCACACACATGAATAACATTTTCCATACAAATGATTAACATGTTCTACATTTTTTGTGTGCATGAGTAACATTTTTCATACACATGACTACCATTTTCCTCACAGATGAATAACATTTTTCGTACAAATAATTAACATTTTCTATTTTTGTGTTCACTCTTGGACATGTTTTGCGTGCATGAAAAATATTTTTCATACGCATGATTTACATTTTCCGTACACAGGACTCATTTTTATTTGATTTACACAAATATTTTTTTATAATGTATAAACATTTTTCGTACACATGATTAACTTGTTTTACTTTTTTGTTTCACGTTTATAAATTTTCATAGTGCATCAAAAACATTTTGTATACAAATTAATATTTTGAAGTTTTAATCTAAATTTGTTTTTTAATATACATATTTATAATATTTCGAAATATAAATAAATCAAAAAAACGAAAACAAAAAGTGAATAAAAAGTGAAAGACAAACAAAACGAAAAAGTAGCCAGCAGGCGAGCCGTGGCTACTGGGCCGGTGCAATCCGTGTGCCCCTGCAGGGCTCGCAGCAGGCAGCACATAGCCGCGCCCAATCGACCGAAATCATTAATTAATTAAGGAGTACTTGTTTCAAAGATCACTTCTACCTCCTCAGATTGCGAAAAATGGCGCATTACATGCACGTCACTTGTCGCAATCAAGGAGTTTTTTTTCGTATATCcgtttatttaaaatattttatctcttaaatcgtgcgtccaaatctcaaactgtTTTCAACATTCGATTTCCCGCGTCGAAATTTTCAAAATTAAATCCTATATTGATAggtttgacaaacttttttttcatAAAAAACGAACGGAGAAACCGAAACCGGAGCACTTCTTTCCCTGTCaaaaagaggcacggccgtgcctctcgcgaaagcacaaccgtgcctctcgcggaagaaaaaataaatgaaaaatgcgttttttttttcgttttcgagaggcacggccatggaGGAAAAAACAGAAGACATGTTTTTTTTGAGAGGCACGGCTGtgtctctcgcgaaagaaaaaaaaagaaaaaatgcatttttttttgttttcgagaggcatggcttagcagtgcctctcgcgaaaacacaaCTGTGCTTCTcatgaaagcaaaaccgtgcctctaacaaaaggaaaaaaaataaaaaatgtatttttttccgtttccgagagacacgaccgtgcctctcacaaaaaaaattaaaaaaattattttgGTCCAAAAGCTAAGGTAGACCGATGGAAgaccaaaaaataataaaaaaagtttAAAAAGTCGAAAACGCGTGTGAAAAAATAAAAAGACAAAATTCAAAAGAAATGTCCAGCGCGAGACGTCGCGGCGGCTGAGTGCATGCCATTCAAATGATCATTGGAAGGCTCCCAAAGGAGTGCTCGCCAACTAGTCGCTCTCACTCATCAGGAAAAAAAACTATTTGCTCTCACGATCGACGGCTCGCTGGTGCTGCGTACAGGTGGGGATGGGCGGAGAAGTTTAGCAGCCGTGGGCCAAATCTTGATATGGACGCAAATACAAACGAAACAGAAGGCCCATGAAAGTTCCTCCTCTTCTCGTTGACCCCTAGCCCCTCTCTCTCAAACTGCCTCATCCACCTCCACCGAAGCGATCGCCGAGTGTTCGACGAGTGCCTGCGCGGAGCGGCGTCAATGGGTTCATCGCCGCAAGCGTAAAGCTACCCGCCTCGCGGTGTTCGTTCCCCGGCGCATCGACGCTGAAAGGTATGCGCCTAATTCCGCTCCCCTCTTCAATTCTGTAGGCCAAACACCCAGCGTTCCAGCGTTTGATCGACGCCCTCGGCGTGTTCGGCAGAATGCCAGTCCGGGAGCTTCATCTTGTTTGGACCTTTGAACGGCTAGTTTGAAGAATTCATCGCACGTGAGATGGAAAGAATCAGGACCGGATGATATTTTTGCGTGTAAAATTTCCTGCGTTTTGGGGATCTTATGCTGTTCTCTATGGTTGACAAGAGTTTGCTCTTCTCATTTCTCAGCACTGAAGATTGGTCCATCGACTCATCTTGACACTAATGGACCGGGAACACTCGGCTTTGAAGAAAATGAGATTGGAGGACGCAGAGGATTCTGCGATCAGTCAAGTGCCTGCCACGGCGTCGAGCATGCATCAGCAATTGTTCTGGAGCCAGTGGCAGCTACTGGACTCCATTCTCCCCACGGGCGGTTTCGCACACTCCTACGGCCTGGAAGCTGCTATGCAATCGCGCATAGTGAACAACCAGGAAGACCTGAGGCTGTTCCTCATCCAGGTCTTGGACAACATTGGAAGCCTGCTGCTTCCATTCGTCTACTGCGCCAGTAGGTCTCCTGAGGCTGCAGCGTGGGTTAAGCTAGATCAGCTGCTGGACGCTACACTGACAAATGAGGTCGGCAGGAAGGCGTCCACGTCGCAAGGCTCGGCTCTGTTGAGGGTGGCCGCGTCTGTCTTCACTGAGATCCAGCCGCTGCAGGATCTCCGACGGACATTTCTCGGTTCCATGAGTGTGTCGTTACACCATGCACCGATATTCGGGTTGATATGTGGGCTGGTTGGATTTGACAGCGAGACAACGCAGCGTGCTTACATGTTTGTGGCAATGAGGGATGTGATCTCCGCCGCGACGAGGCTCAATTTGATCGGACCGCTTGCTGCTTCGGTTCTGCAGCACCAGGTTGCGCCAGATGCCGAGAAGATGCTGCAAAAGTGGAAGGACCGTGATGTCTCTGAAGCATCACAGACTGCGCCGCTGCTTGACGCGTTGCAAGGCTGCCATGCTTACATGTTCTCTAGGCTGTTTTGCTCCTAACAGGCGAGGTTCACTTCCATATCTTTCCATCTCTTTCGTTGTACAATGTCTCCAAGCATACACAACAGAGGCTCAACTTCATGATACATGTACCATTTGTGCTTTTGTATTATTCTGATGTATTGAAACATATCTCCTTATTTCCTGAGAAAATAAATTAACTGGTTCATAGAGAGATGTATGTTACTCTGTATAAAGCATCTTTTATAACATGGCATATGGTTGATCGATGACTTTGTGCACTGCAATTGAACATTCACTTGAGTGCTGCCTCCTAACAAGGACATGATAAGCAATTGAGCAGTTTATTCAATTATCCTGTAACAAGGAGATGTTTAAATAGACCAGACATTTCCCAGGTCCATGATACACCCAGTTATATGTCTGGATAACCTTATTCTGATATTCCTCTGCTTCTTTCAGGTTGCTGAATGCAATTTGGTATAGTTCTGCTCATGGTTTTACCTTAGAGAAGTACAGGACCCCTGGCTTTCCTAAACAACAATGGCATCAGAATATTACAAGCATCCTGAGGATAGATGCCCAGTATGATTTTTTATTTTACTTGCAAG
Above is a window of Triticum aestivum cultivar Chinese Spring chromosome 6B, IWGSC CS RefSeq v2.1, whole genome shotgun sequence DNA encoding:
- the LOC123136503 gene encoding urease accessory protein F translates to MDREHSALKKMRLEDAEDSAISQVPATASSMHQQLFWSQWQLLDSILPTGGFAHSYGLEAAMQSRIVNNQEDLRLFLIQVLDNIGSLLLPFVYCASRSPEAAAWVKLDQLLDATLTNEVGRKASTSQGSALLRVAASVFTEIQPLQDLRRTFLGSMSVSLHHAPIFGLICGLVGFDSETTQRAYMFVAMRDVISAATRLNLIGPLAASVLQHQVAPDAEKMLQKWKDRDVSEASQTAPLLDALQGCHAYMFSRLFCS